The following are encoded in a window of Bacillus sp. SORGH_AS_0510 genomic DNA:
- the ccsB gene encoding c-type cytochrome biogenesis protein CcsB gives MATLSSNLLFVSFILYLIATLFFGGSIKSKKDIDDKKGTNRWGRIAVFLTIVGFISQLGYFITRWIAAGHAPVSNMFEFTTFFGMALVGAFIVIYYIYRTTLLGLFTMPVALLVIAYASMFPRDITPLIPALQSYWLHIHVTTAAIGEAILAISFAAGLIYLVKAIDQTKSNKQTFWLEIVMFALVTVLGFVAVSSIFSGMGYHEKFNWIDKHDNEVVVEYTMPALVGPHEGELVTKNGFKPLLEVPAFINAKKLNTVIWSLFGGLLLYSLLRLILRKRIAASLKPLVKNIKLDFVDEISYRSVLIGFPVFTLGALIFAMIWAQMAWSRFWGWDPKEVWALITWLFYAAFLHLRLSKGWHGEKSAWLAVIGFVIIMFNLVAVNLVIAGLHSYAG, from the coding sequence ATGGCAACACTAAGTAGTAACTTATTATTTGTTTCTTTTATTCTTTACTTAATAGCGACGTTGTTCTTCGGCGGCTCTATTAAATCGAAGAAGGATATTGATGATAAGAAGGGAACCAACAGATGGGGACGAATCGCAGTCTTTTTAACAATAGTTGGTTTTATTTCACAACTTGGTTATTTTATCACTAGATGGATTGCTGCTGGACATGCTCCAGTTAGTAATATGTTTGAGTTTACTACATTTTTTGGTATGGCTCTTGTTGGTGCATTTATTGTTATTTATTATATTTATCGAACAACACTACTTGGATTATTTACCATGCCTGTAGCACTACTAGTTATTGCTTACGCTAGTATGTTTCCAAGAGACATTACTCCGCTAATTCCAGCACTTCAAAGCTATTGGCTGCATATTCATGTGACCACAGCAGCAATTGGGGAAGCCATTCTGGCAATTAGCTTTGCAGCTGGTTTAATTTATTTAGTTAAGGCAATTGACCAAACTAAATCTAATAAGCAAACCTTTTGGCTTGAAATAGTTATGTTTGCTTTAGTTACAGTGCTTGGCTTTGTTGCCGTATCATCTATATTCTCAGGTATGGGTTATCATGAGAAATTTAATTGGATAGATAAACATGATAATGAGGTAGTAGTTGAGTATACTATGCCTGCTCTTGTCGGTCCACATGAAGGTGAATTAGTAACTAAAAATGGATTTAAGCCATTGCTTGAAGTGCCAGCATTCATCAACGCAAAAAAATTAAATACAGTTATTTGGTCATTATTCGGCGGTTTGTTGCTATATAGCTTATTGAGACTAATATTAAGAAAGAGAATTGCAGCCTCGCTAAAGCCACTTGTAAAAAATATTAAGCTAGATTTTGTGGATGAAATTAGCTATCGTTCTGTGTTAATAGGCTTCCCTGTGTTTACTCTTGGTGCACTAATTTTTGCCATGATATGGGCTCAGATGGCCTGGTCTCGTTTCTGGGGCTGGGATCCAAAAGAGGTATGGGCTTTAATCACATGGCTGTTTTATGCGGCATTTTTACACCTTCGCTTGTCGAAGGGATGGCATGGAGAAAAATCAGCATGGCTTGCAGTTATTGGGTTTGTCATCATTATGTTTAACCTAGTTGCTGTAAACTTAGTCATCGCAGGACTCCATTCATATGCAGGATAA
- a CDS encoding response regulator transcription factor, whose product MDKDVKILVVDDEERIRRLLKMYLEREDYTIDEAEDGNEALTKALTNDYDVILLDLMMPGKDGIEVCRELREKKATPVIMLTAKGEEINRVQGFEVGTDDYIVKPFSPREVVLRVKALLRRSSQTTYLQTETTTKDVIVFPHLTIDNDAHRVTADGKEVSLTPKEYELLYYLSKAPDKVFDREQLLKEVWHYEFFGDLRTVDTHVKRLREKLSKVSEQAARMIVTVWGVGYKFEVVNE is encoded by the coding sequence ATGGATAAAGACGTTAAAATTTTAGTAGTTGATGATGAAGAAAGAATTCGCCGCTTATTAAAAATGTATCTTGAGCGTGAAGATTATACAATAGATGAAGCTGAGGATGGAAATGAGGCTTTGACCAAGGCTCTTACAAACGATTATGATGTCATTCTGCTAGATTTAATGATGCCTGGTAAGGATGGAATCGAAGTCTGCCGGGAATTGAGGGAGAAAAAGGCAACTCCTGTTATCATGCTGACAGCAAAAGGTGAGGAAATAAATCGTGTTCAAGGATTTGAAGTCGGCACAGATGATTATATTGTCAAACCCTTCAGCCCTAGGGAAGTAGTTCTGCGTGTAAAGGCCCTGCTTAGAAGATCATCACAAACGACATATCTTCAGACTGAAACCACAACAAAAGATGTCATTGTATTTCCGCACCTAACTATTGATAATGACGCTCACCGAGTCACTGCTGATGGTAAGGAAGTAAGCTTAACACCAAAGGAATATGAACTGCTTTACTATTTATCAAAAGCACCTGATAAGGTTTTTGACCGTGAACAATTACTTAAAGAAGTTTGGCACTACGAATTCTTTGGAGATCTACGTACTGTAGATACTCATGTAAAACGACTTCGAGAAAAATTAAGTAAAGTATCAGAGCAAGCAGCAAGAATGATTGTAACCGTTTGGGGAGTGGGCTACAAATTTGAGGTAGTTAATGAATGA